The window AtctgttaatatttttgttatatttactgtgtgtgtgtgtatatatatatatatatatatatatatatatatatattatatatatatatatatatatatatatatatatatatatatatatatatatataagagagagagagagagagagagagagagagagagagaaacactgaaCTGGAACCAGCGAAGAAGAAGCCAGTCAGTCAGTACTgaacaactgaaaagtatttatgCCCCTAATAATAAGTAACGATGGAGAGGAGCAGTACTATATATTTCTTTCCCCCACACACGGCTATCAATCaatgattcttctctctctttctctctgtctctctccctcccttataTAAggtcgttttcttcttcttcttcttcttccttgctctCTTTCCATTCCTCCCGCCTTActccccttccttcctttcgttccctctttctttttcattaggaGGTTGTTCCGTCTTCCTCAACCCACCccttatcccccccccctccttgtctctttctctctctccctcttccagtggtttcccttccctctctctctctctctctctcgtctctctctctctctcctctctctctctctatatatatatatatatataatatatatatatctatatatatatatatatatatatatatatatatataattaactaataaGAAGAAGTACTATGATAATTGAGAGGAAATAATAATCAGGAGGAGATTAAAAGAGAAATAGCATAAAATGTAgttaatttcaatattattattattattatcatttatcatgagagagagagagaggagagagagagagagagagagagagagagagacattatttttcaagtcttccttttccttgcctcttgcttcttcttcttcctctccttcttcttcttcttgttctccttctttttctttccattctgtTTCtaatggaagaggagaaggaagaggaggaagaagaaggaagaaaaggaataagaacagtttctttcgtGACGGTTGACTTTTGATGCTACCGttaccaccatcaccaccactactactactactcctactactactactcacctTTTTCTAAGCGAACCCATAAATGAGTGGTgcctcctcccccttcttcttcCCTGGTTGTTGGAAACAAAGTCCTGTTGATAACCTGGGCGGCGCGAGGAGCAGACCTCATGTAGTAGACGAATCTCAGTAATTCCTTTGGTGGAGTCGCGAGAGAAAAGAGcctcaacctcctcaggacctcCAAGTCTTCGGATCCGTCATCCTTAATGTCCAGTTCTGTTGGATGAAATGAATGAGAggaattttttagatatattattattattattattattaattattattattattattatatctacaacacaaaacaataataataactatatagaaAAGAGCAATATAACTAGACTGttgctttatttttgttatatatatatatatatatactatatatatatatatataatatatatatatatatatataatatatatatatatatatatatatatatatatattattattagtaacagAGAGAAAAGAACCGCACATGCCGATGTATTTACCATAACTCTTTAAAATCTCATTCCAGAAGAAACAGGCAGTTTGGTAACATTGCTacttcctttcatttcttcttctgagtttttttttacatcttgaaTAACTCATGAGGAGGTCATTATCaaagatgaaaaacaaaagaagcaaataatgaataaaaaagctaaaggTTTTCTATTTCAGGCTTGAAGGTTTTATGCTTTACAATTAAGGGAGTAAAGGTTGAGGAAGTTCCTACTTACGTAATTATCCACTGGAGGCAAAACCTggtcctcctcccctcctcctcctcctcctcctcctccccctcctttccTGTCCTGGAAGTTGTGCCAGTCACTTAGATACATCAAAAGCTCAACCGCTGTACAAATGTTGTTATCAGCAGTAGACTTCAGAGTCTGAATAATGAGGTTGTGGGATGTTTTCTTCGCTCGCTGTTATTGAAGATTGAAAAGTCCAATTTAATCCCGTTTTAGGCCTCAGTTTAGGCAGCAAGGACGGTAGGACATAAAGGCTCTTGGGTTCTGGAATGTTACTTCTTTCCGTCCttcagagaagtttttttttctcatctgtgACACAAGTGATTCCAAAACCTTACTCGTCCAGTCTGGTTTCAATACATGGGTCCAAAAGAGCATCATGTCCTCTATAAAACTCCATCATGtccttcatcgtcatcatcatcatcatcaccaaagACTCTGAAATAATACATAGAGTTCATGTATCTCCTCTATTGTATCATACAGCACATCTCTCTCAGTACTGTAAAGTATTCCTTGGTATGAAGAAAAATCACTTTCTCTGAATCTCATAAATACTGTCTTGGATCACTTTCATCCCAGGATCCTACCGAAAGCAGGACGGACCCCAAAACAGTGTTTCCTCCTTGTGTCCTTTTTACTTGATGTGACGATGTCATCGCAGATGCTGCCTGCAGCTGCAAACTCTGCTGCTCACTTCTGTGTCTGTGGGCAGTAGACATTGACAATGATTTTCCTTGAtgcttctttgttttctttatggaGAAATAGGACGACATGATGGCATCAAAGTTCTGAAACGTACTTCAGGTAACGTTTTGCCTAATCTCCTCTTCAAAGCTTCTCACATCTGCCAcggaatattcatattttttttccctcaaggTAATGTTTCAGACACCATTTTCTGTACAGTGCATCAAATTTCTCCAGCGATTCCTCAGAGATTCCTGTCTTGTGGgagattctcttgatcttgtgccTTCTCATCTGTAAGTAGACTGTGTCTTGGTGCTCATTTCTTCATCTGGACACTCCAATGTAAAGGAGAACCGAACAAGATGAAATACAGTGGGGTTTGCAGGATGGTTCTAGTGTCAGCATTCAGTTCTTCTATTTTCTGAAGCAGCTCCTCTTTCATTTGCTCCTTGTTGGGGTGATATTATCTTTCACCAGGTGGCCAATGAGCTTTTCTGCAAGCAATTTCATATCCTCTTCCTGAAGACCCGAAACTTTGGAGGTTGATTCTGGAACGTTGGCCATTGTTCACAATATTTTTCTAGTCTCTCGGTATTTCCCTGGCCATGTTGTGACAACAAACTTCAtcttatttgaattcagtttttaaaaaatcttgaaagaGTTTTCATTGAATTCTCATTGGCCTCATTATAGCCATCACACAAGACCAAACACTTTGAACCCAGGACTACCGATTTGACAAGGtcaaagggaaatctagcaacaGTGTTTGGAAGTGAGCTTTTAAGGTAGTCATCAAAGTTGTCGTGGTCATGATTCCTGAACTGCATACAGAGCAGAAATGGGAAGGAAGAGAGTTCTGGCACATCCATCGTCTTCTTGCACCATTCCTCTGCATAGGAACAAAGAATTGTGGTTTTTCCAGAACCTGCATCGCCAGAAATAATCACAACTTCAGGGTGTTCTTTTTCCATTCGGTCTTTAATGTTTGaagatttcattttgattttacaAACGATACTTTTATTACCATGGTGACTTCTATTCACTCCTTATCATATTCACTTGTAAAGAGACCACGATGTTACTTGGATCTGTAGTACCATACAGAGTGGAGCCAGTCATAGGGCAAAATCTGACGAGGCGTTCATAAGAGACAGGAGTTCTGCTTCAGATGATTCTTGTCTCAAGTCTAGAACTCACTCCTAAACTCTCCTATTTCATCTTTAGAAGCCTTTGGTACATCCTGGGGGTTTGAGGGATCATATTTCTCACGGACCTTTTCTAGGAGCTTTGGGACACTCTTGTATCTCATCTCTAAGCTGGTCAGTGTCAAGACCGTGAGATGGAAAGAGAGACTTGAGTTTATCAAGAGTTTCCTCGAGCGTTGCTTGAAAGTCTCTGAGTTTACTTTCCAATTCTGGTTCTGACATATAATAATCTTCGTGACTAACAAAGTTGTTCACATCTTTGATCTTTTTTAATAACCCTTTTAATTCATCCCCAGGGTCATTCACTCCCTTTTGCCAAAGAGCCTGGCAGACTTTGTTCATCAATGTGATGTCCAGATCTTCTGGAAGCTTATCTGTAAGATTTGTTATTTCCTGGACATTGAAAGGACATCTCCTCCCTTGAACTTGGTTGTCGGTGAGAATCTCTCGGATGTTTCTTGTGTTGTCCGTGGAGAAAAGTGAAAGGTATATATGAGGTGAACGACCTTCTTTCCATAACTTCTTCCAAACAAAACTTCTCAGCTCATATTTCTCGAGTCTTTCGAAGAAATAGCAGTGCTGAGGAAGCCATTTTGCAGAACACTTCAAGAAGAGCcaacctgagaagaagaagagaacaaGAGCAGTTAAGAGAAGGAATAGAATGAGAGAAACATTAGTTATAATGATAACAAGAGAAGCAGCAGTGTCATCAACTTCAACTTGACTCCTCCTCATGATGATatcaataggaggaggaggaggaggagagtaggaggaaaaaatggataaaccagaaagaatttgagaaattgGAGGAAGGGAACAGATTGATAGATGGAGGAGGAGACTGGAGAAAGGGAAGGAGAAGTAGACATTttgcttaggttaggttaggttagcctaGCTTAGTTTAGGTTTGGTTATGTTACGTTCAGGGTAGGTTAGgacaggttaggttagattaagtgTTTCAGACTTTGGCCCCCTCTGGTGGGGACCCCACTTGCACACCTAGGGCCACCCAAATCCAGTCGATCACTGTTTAAAATATGTTaagaaaaaagtaactttttttgaaaaatttctaaGGAAACTCATATTTGGTCTAGGGGTGACAtgtagcaaatctctctctctctctctcttcctctctctctctctctctctctctctctctctctctctttgagggaaagaaggaatggaaaaaaagaacTCGGTTCAACAGTTTGGTGGAAAAGTcggtttttatctattattatgtactaagagagaggaagagagagagcacgagagagagagagagagggggggggggaagcatgAATTCATTCTATAAaacatttttgtataaaattaactagagacagacagacagacaggcagagaaaAGGGGAGGAATGGTCTTTTGACAACACAGACTCTTACTTACAAATATGTTTTTCCTTAAtctatgtaaacaaaaaaaaaaaaaaacatttatccaGATTCTTTAAAAATGTTCTTCCCAAAATCTACTTGTCAGTCGgtcaaatgaaatgaataataataataataataataataataataatataataataactaataataataataataatagtaataataataataatatactttattaagtaatggctacttcagcagcgttactcttgtagagattcttcttattttgcaaatagcggctttttccttggttacttaaacaggctagtatagagcgcctatagaggtcatggtcaaacaatacagggtcaaaattaggtatatatatttgcattttacagacaaactatgataccatagtcatcaaagtcatttaacgattttcactctctctctctctctctcgtctctttctctctttcttaaagcgagctttcgttctggagctgccagacatccatctgggctgggaagctgagggtggactgatcttggtgcggtgtccgtccctcctttatctgtggttgacagcagggggtctgccccatgcttgtctcctattggctggtggcggtgagtcttgttttcattggttgcctgagccaggtctcaagccactttctccgagccgatggtgcgttgcagcatatcctaaCAGCCgccctggacctcctaagcggcgctgtaacgttgatgggcgttttgcgctacgctgtgggacgtcacagTTAATCTAATttcattggctgcaggagtacctcgttcggggggcgTTTGTCTTCCGTGGATTTTTGTGttgtgatcggtggtgtcattgttggtggcaggtcttctcatactcgtagggaggagaaatttcttcctgcgtcgtattcgtGTATGGTTTTATtttagtagttattattattattattattattattattattattattattattattattattattattattattattattattactattttatatgTCCTTAACAGATCATAAGGATGACCTCATATTAAGacgaaataatattaataataatgatattttcgaGAAGCCTCAATAGTAGAGCAGATAACCAGGAGTCTTTGACCCACAACACTCACTAACCACCAAGCACATATTCAGTGTTAAATTTTTCAGAGACTGAAGACGTTGTCTCAGGGCACTAATGTcaatggtgtatgtatgtatgtatgtatgtatgtatgtaaatgtgttgtgtatagtgtatgtatttttgtaaacaACCCTCTAACGTATGAAACCCCCCCAATACCCAattccccacccccccaaccaacCAGCTAACAGCAAACCTTTAccccgagaggagagagagagagagagagagagatagagagagagagaggagagagagtgagataaattactaaaaaaactgAAACCGTTTAAAAAAACAGCCGTCAGATGGGCGGTAACCCAACAgagtaagaggagagagaaagcacCGCCTATGGATTCATCCAGTAACGTCCAAGTTTACCTTGAAGTCTTATTGCTCAAAGGTCTCTTTATAAAAACCTCTTACATTATTACGATGGGAGTTTTAATCATAATATTATGTACAGAAATAAAGAGGAGTAAATGCTGATAAAATGGCATATAATAATTCCATATTATAAAATCGAAtgtaaaacacaaagagaaaaaaggggtggggaaagcttaataattatagattaataataatttcgagaAGTTATTTATTGTCGTTATTCAGAAATTCCTTAAATATCAGGCATAAATTACGAGTAGATTACTATACATTATGTAGATATTATGCATAGTGATTATGTATACATCATTAAGTATTTACAATATGTTACTTCATAATAAGTGTAAAGTTTGAAATGTTTAACTTAGAAATTTATCAAGTCAGGTTCACCACATAGTCTTGTCAAGAGTGGCTACCGGAACGTGgatcagccaatgaaaatgcggCAATTTCCTAAAGCTGCTTTCTGATTGGCTAACACAGTTTAGAAAACTGACAGTTATTGTATGTAAGTAACATTCCCTGGATGCATTACATCTTGTCTTGGGGGTTATGGCAAACCGGACGTCGCTCCATCAGACAATGAGAAACGTAGCAATTTTAACTGCTCTGCGTTCTGATTGGCTGCTGTTTGACACCTAGCCAGAGTGACAGGATGTAAACAATCTCAATTATGGCAGTTGCCATCACTTGTCTATTCTTTGCGAATCTTCAATAATCTGTCGTCAGtgatattattgtttatatattattattataggctaCGGTTCAATGATGTATGCAACATTTACAGTGATGAAAAATGAGATGAATGATGATATGAAAATGATGATAggtgaaaagaaaagataaataataagtaGTGGGTCTTTGGCTGATCTTGTAATGAATACAGTTCAATTGTGACTTCCGagacttctcttttttttttattattattattaaatttttttttttttttttttttttttttttttttgctctatccaccagtcctccaattcggactgggtggtatttatagtgtgggggttccgggttgcatccctgcctccttaggagtccatcacttttcttactatgtgcgccgtttctaggatcacacctcttctgcatgagtcctggagctacttcagcctctagtttttctagattttccttttcagggatctttgggatcgtgcctagtgctcctatgattatgggtacaatttccactggcatatcccatattccttcttatttctattttcagatcttgtacttatccatttttttttccctctcttttctcttcaacctggtttccatggtattgtgacatcatgagtgatactttcttcttgattttgtcaatcaacgtctcgtctggtctatttgcacgtatcccaCCCTATCTGTtcgatatcatagtcccagaggatctttgcctgattgttttctatcactccttcaggttggtgctcgtgccacttattactgcaaggtagctgatgtttcttgcacaggctccagtggagggcttttgccactgaatcatgcctctttttgtactggttctgtgcaagtgccggacatccgcttgctatgtggtttatggtttaatttttcgtattgcacttcctacatatgggtgagatgattgtttccatctatcgttctttgaacatatctggttcttagggcctgatcttgtgccgctgttatcattccttcagtttccttctttagctctcccctctgtagccattgccatgtgtcatcgctggctagttctttattctgtctcatgtattgtccgtgcattggtttgttgtgccagtcctctgttctgtttgtaatcctgtctctgtatatttctgggtcttcgtctacttttattagtccttcttcccatgcactccttagccactcgtcttcactggtttcagacatttccccagtgctctgttctcgatgttgacacagtccctcatacttagtagtccctctccctccttcctttcgtgttatgtatagtctgtccgtatttgctcttaggtgtagtgctttgtgtattgtcatgtgtttcctggtttttctgatctatgctgcggagttctgccttcgtccattccactattcctgcgctgtatctgattactggcacctggcatgtgtttatggctttttatcatatttctgccattgagttttgacttgagtatcgccttgagtctctgcatatattctttcctgatcgtgtccttcatctcttggtgttttatatcccctccttccattattcccaggtatttgtatccagtctcatctatgtgtttgatgttgctcccatctggtagctttatcccttcagttcttgttactttgcccttttgtatgttgactaaggcgcacttttctattctaaactccatcctgatgtccccagatacaatccttacagtctggattagggtatctatttccttgatgctcttaccatacagcttgatgtcgtccatgaacatcagatggttaattctgttgcctcttttcttgagttggtacccagcatccatcttctgtagtacttttgtcatgggaatcatggctactacgaagagtagtggggacagtgagtctccctggaagatccctctcctgataataacctctgctagtcttattccagagcttgtaagtattgtattccagttgcgcattgtatttttgaggaagctgatggtgttttcctctgccccatatattttcaggcattctattggccatgtgtgtggtatcatgtcgaaggctttcttatagtctatccatgccatgcttagttggTTTTccctctcctactgttcttcattaccattttgtctatcaggagctggtcttttgtgcccctacacttccttctgcagcctttctgttggtgggggatggtgtttgtctcctctaggtagttgtatagcctttcactgatgatacctgttagtaacttccacattattggtaggcaggtgataggcctgtagttactggctatatttcccttactcttgtctttttgtactaaggatgtccttcctgtggtcatccatttgggtgcatggtgatttgagatacaatgctggagttgttctgctattcgtgggtgtagggccttgaagtttttgagccagtatccatggacttcatcgggacccggggctttccagtttggcattttctttagttggtgtctgactgtgtctgtcgtgatctctgtgaatctttgttttattctccctgtttcttcttccttgacttcctggagccatgttgcatgtttgttgtgtgataccggattgctctatatgttttctcagagtctcttacttggttcggcttcaggaatttcttggtggttgtcttcccctcttagttggctgtatagtcttttctggttagttccgaatagtttgttctgttggtatcccttattcctgttcatgtaccattggatcttatgtgctttggccttaagcctctgtttttttcatcttctattgtgttgtttagtcccctctcttgtactttgtatttctcgttgtgTTCCTCCCTtgatttcttgcttcttagccttttttccgccatctctttcagttgacTCAAGTCAGaactcatcaccatgatttacttttccaggcgccttttccaaggaggttgctgttttggtttctgttgggttggtttgtgctggtggtttttggtgttcgtatccccatcagtttctgctactaatcttgctcctgcatatgccaagttatttgtttctgtgacacTGGTGGTgtatattatgcccattatttcattgacctcacttgttttctcccttaatttcttggcgtttgtagtctttcatggaggggatctttgttctctctgtatctggctccatccattgtctaatctttttctacccattccgtcctctctgttacgtcgtcggtgtttcttcgtatgtcgttgttttgatacctcatcatccctgtcgtcttctgtggcatcgtctctcagttcgtctttcgtgtaattcgtttgtcgtgtgacatttccctttccagttcttctctttctgttggggagagccagttcttgttctttatgttccttacttggtctgccacctctgctctgtttggggggtgtttattcctctcattccagatgtttgaccaaccttctccttctattattattattattattattattattattattattattattattattattattattattattattaaaaatgaggcCAAAGACCAGACAGGCACTAGAACCTCTGACGAGGTTGTTATTCAGGGCTGAAACTGACaggaataaaaaggtttgaaaggcataacagtagaatagaaaaggtttgaaaggcgcaaCAGGAGGAATAAATAGGTTTGAGAGGCACATAGGAGGAAGACGAGACGAAGACGGTGCGAAGAAAAAGTTTTGACAGAGACGGACAAAGTCATCTGAACagtttttctttagaaaaaaaaaaacaaaaaaaatgaaaatgggctTCGAAGTAAAGATTTCTCAACTGACTAAGTAATTCTGCAGGAATATAAAgacttatatttaaatataatataaacccCCAAAGCTTCAAAAGAAGGTGaattcaaaacaaaagaatgtgTGCCAAGGTAATGTGCAGTTTGTATTCAGAACAGTCGCTCATGAAGGTTGCAACACTGCGAAAATACAGAAAACAAATCTgtgtataaactctctctctccctctctctctctctctctctcactctctctctccatctctctctctctctctctctctctctctcattaatattaCTTACAGGGATGCAGAAATTCTAGACAGGTTCCTCTAAAAGCCTCTTCTTCTGGACAGGTTTCTTTTAAAAGGTCAGTACACAGAACACCACCAAAACGCTTCAGCAGAGTCTCTCAAAGTCTTCACTGAAACTTACTCTTCAATTTTTTTTGGTTTACCCTTTATACTTTCTAGACTTCTAAGGTTTCCTTAGGTGTTCATCGAGTGGTTCTTTGACTGACGCATTTTCTTCATCgacccactttctgatttttgttGCAAGACATTTTCCACTGgtgagagacacacacacaaggaactACACCTTTGAGAGTTGCAGTCAGTACGCCTTTCCTTTGGTGTAGAGAACACACTAGAGGAACTACACCTTTGAGAGTTGCAATCACTATATTTATTATCCACGGTATCAGGTGGTTCGTTTGCTCTACAGTCACTTGTTTACGGGGCTTCATGAGGATTACCACAGCCAAGACTACACAGGAAGCTCCCGCCAGATATCAGAGGGAGAGGAAGCCTCAGGCCCTTCGGGAGAAACGTGAGACGCCCCCTGATTATTCTGAAGTAGTTCACGATCAGAACACCAAGTGGAATGATTCCACAGGGAGAAACTACCGGTCGAAGTCAGACTTTGGAAGCGACGGCACTGTAGTATATCCACAAGGAGACTTCGGGAAGTGTGCCACATTGCTCTCTGGCAAAAGCAGCAGCGGAAACGGGCTCCGAAAATGAGCGGATTTCCTACAAATGGAGCCCCAAAAATAAGCTGTACTGCCTTTCTGCCTGCCACATCGACCCAATCTCTCATGAATCCATTTGCAAAGTCTGTCACATGAAACATTCAATCACAGACTTCGGTTCTATGCTTTTTTCGCAACAAGAGTTTCCTTTTGGGGCGttgtatggtctctctctctctctctctctctctctctctctcatctctctctctctctctctctctcggtctctctctctctctcggtttgatGTGTGTTCCGCAGTTTCCGGACTAgagcttcgtaaaaaaaaaataagaaaca is drawn from Macrobrachium nipponense isolate FS-2020 chromosome 47, ASM1510439v2, whole genome shotgun sequence and contains these coding sequences:
- the LOC135204521 gene encoding uncharacterized protein LOC135204521, producing MSSYFSIKKTKKHQGKSLSMSTAHRHRSEQQSLQLQAASAMTSSHQVKRTQGGNTVLGSVLLSRAKKTSHNLIIQTLKSTADNNICTAVELLMYLSDWHNFQDRKGGGGGGGGGGGEEDQVLPPVDNYVKLDIKDDGSEDLEVLRRLRLFSLATPPKELLRFVYYMRSAPRAAQVINRTLFPTTREEEGGGGTTHLWVRLEKGSPADITLLLRSLTVPPAPPLRRIGILLPGGPKIGDDDVEEWKQLCKNKGVKYLCVVSAPHEVMVSADSEAEEEEEEEEEEEQQQQGAEKRKGRKER